The Girardinichthys multiradiatus isolate DD_20200921_A chromosome 6, DD_fGirMul_XY1, whole genome shotgun sequence genome window below encodes:
- the inhbab gene encoding inhibin subunit beta Ab: MSSWAGLFFVMSIFLLIDTSPTISSPLEVAPHLQEGALSSECPSCFMSQMRKNLSSSGDQSDMVEAVKRHILNMLHLSARPNLTMPVPRAALLNAIKKLHVGRVTEDGTVEILEESSGPGTSTAPEPPSELIIFGEPGHSPNTVTFDILKNSGSGVVEEANVWIFLKMSKVSWVRRKVMLQLLWTCHDGGSHKDEFVSEKMVDSRRSGWHTVTVTHSVQTLLDGGSTSLSLQVSCPLCAKVGALPILTPGHGAKGTGQDQSHRPFLMVMLRASEEPQRRVKRGLECNGQIHVCCKRQFYVNFKDIGWSDWIIAPSGYHANYCEGDCPSNMGNSALSFHAAVISHYRMRGYGPFQNLKSCCVPTRLRPMSMLYYNEEQKIIKKDIQNMIVDECGCS, from the exons ATGTCTTCTTGGGCTGGGTTGTTCTTTGTGATGTCCATCTTTCTTCTGATTGACACTTCTCCAACAATCTCCTCTCCACTGGAGGTTGCACCACATCTCCAGGAAGGGGCACTCTCTTCTGAATGCCCATCTTGCTTCATGTCTCAGATGAGGAAGAATTTGTCTTCATCTGGAGATCAAAGCGACATGGTGGAAGCAGTGAAGCGTCACATCCTGAACATGCTGCACCTGAGTGCCCGACCCAACCTGACAATGCCGGTTCCTCGTGCAGCACTGCTCAACGCCATCAAGAAGCTACACGTTGGGCGTGTTACTGAAGATGGTACTGTAGAAATACTAGAGGAAAGTTCAGGTCCTGGGACCTCAACAGCACCTGAACCTCCATCGGAACTGATCATCTTTGGAGAGCCAG GACATTCTCCAAACACAGTGACCTTTGACATTCTGAAGAACAGTGGCAGTGGCGTCGTGGAGGAGGCCAATGTTTGGATCTTCCTGAAGATGTCGAAGGTCAGTTGGGTGAGGCGCAAAGTGATGCTGCAACTGCTGTGGACTTGCCATGATGGTGGTTCTCATAAGGACGAGTTTGTTTCAGAGAAGATGGTGGACAGCCGTCGCAGTGGCTGGCACACAGTCACTGTGACTCACAGCGTTCAGACTCTGCTGGATGGAGGCAGCACCTCCCTCAGCTTGCAAGTTTCTTGTCCACTTTGTGCCAAGGTTGGGGCGTTGCCCATCCTTACACCCGGCCACGGAGCGAAAGGAACAGGCCAGGATCAGTCCCACCGGCCGTTCCTCATGGTGATGCTGCGGGCCTCAGAGGAGCCTCAGAGGAGAGTTAAACGAGGTCTGGAGTGCAACGGCCAAATCCATGTCTGCTGTAAACGACAGTTTTACGTAAACTTTAAAGACATTGGCTGGAGCGACTGGATCATTGCTCCATCTGGTTACCATGCCAACTACTGCGAGGGGGACTGCCCCAGCAACATGGGCAACTCAGCGCTGTCCTTCCACGCGGCGGTCATCAGTCATTACCGTATGAGGGGCTACGGCCCATTTCAGAACTTGAAGTCCTGTTGTGTACCCACCAGGCTGCGGCCCATGTCCATGTTGTACTACAATGAGGAGCAGAAGATCATCAAGAAGGACATCCAGAACATGATTGTGGACGAGTGCGGCTGCTCATAG